From Carassius auratus strain Wakin chromosome 9, ASM336829v1, whole genome shotgun sequence:
AGTGGACTGGCCACCGCCTCTTCTTTGTTGCAGGCAGTGTGCGCAAAAGATTGTGCAGGGTTCTGTTGAATCTCTCACACTGTCCATTGCCTGCTGGGTGATATGGACTTGTGCAAGACTTTTCTATCCCATACAGCTGTCACAGATGTTTGAGAAGTTCTCCCTCAAATTGTTTCCCTTGATCAGTGTGAATACGTTGCGGGACACCATAATTATAGAACCACTTTTCTGTCAGTACTTTGACCACCGTTCCTGACTTTTGGTCTGGTGTAGGGAAAGCCTGTGTATACTTGGGAAACACATCTGTGATCACTAACAGGTGTTCAAATCCATCACTAGACCGCTAAATCTAATGCAAGGATTTCCAAGGGCCTGGAAGCCATTAGGCTTCCCATGAAAGTCCTGATTTTTGGTTGTACTGCTTTGGCAGTTACACACCGGTCAGTTTTTCTACCACTGTTCAATGTCTCGATGCATAAATGGCCAAAAACCACGCTGCTGGACCAGGCTGGTGGTACGCTCCACCCCCTGATGCCCATGGTTATCACGCAGAGTAGTTAGCACCTCTGTCTGTAAAACTTGTGGTACCAGCAGCTACAAGCATGGCTCCCATCCTCCAGGCTCATGGGTGGCACGATACAGCACCTCGTCTTTCTCCTGGATCCGGGCCCACTGTCGAACTAACTCCACAACAGTGGGTGGTTCCTGTGCTCGCTCAATTCCTGTAGGGGGTACGCCTGATTGCCAGTATTGTCTAAAGGCACTAATCACTGGATCTAAAATCTGCAGACTTTTTAAGTCCACCCTTTTCCGGTGGGGAATGGCCTCGATGGCGGAAGAGGTGGTCAACCATGACCTACCAGGCTCCAATGAGTGGCTTTGGATCTCTGCGGGAATAATAATTCCAGCTGCCACCTCATCCATCGAGCAAGGGGACGGATCATCTGGCAATCTTGATAGGGTGTCCGCATTTTTGTTGGTGGACCCTGGCCTATACAccactttaaaattaaacaaagccAACTGTGATGCCCAACGCTGTTCTACAGCTCCAAGCTTTGCCGTTTGAAGGTAACAGAAAGGGTTATGGAACCCCAATGAGATATTCTCTAAATTTTTCAATTACAGCCCATTTCAGGGCAAGTGACTCCAATTTCATTGCTCTATAGTTGGACATGTTCTTTTCTGTAAGTCGCAGGCCACAGCTTGCATAAGCTATAGGGCAGTGTTGCACCCCCCTGCTCCTGGGACAACACCGCCCCCAAACCCAAGCTACTGGCATCAACCTCCATTAAAAAGGCCTGCTGAAATCCCCATATCCCAAAACCGGTGCACTGACCAGCTTATCTTTTAATGTCTTAAACGCTTATTCACAGCTCCAATCCCAGTAGCTATGCAAAGAGCTGCCAGATCAAGATGGAGATGGTCTTTTTCGCCATGGCTGCAACTTTGACACTAGTTTGTGGAGGGGGGCTGCATATTTTGCGAATCACTCAACAAAACGACGATAGTAAGAGGCAAAGCCTAAAAACGACCTCAGTTGCCCGACTGTTGTTGGGGTCTTCCAATCTTTGACTGGACTGATTTTATCTGGGTCTGTAGAGACACCCTTAGCTGATATTACATGCCCCAGGTACTTAACTTCTGACTTGAAGAAATGGCACTTACTGAGCTTTAGCTTCAGCCCATATTGCCATAGTCGGTCCAAAACCAACTTCAACTGCCGTAGGTGCTCCTGGAAAGAGGTAGAAAAAAATGACCACATCGTCCAAGTAACAACGAATGGAAACTTTGGTCGCCATAAAATCCTCTCCATTAAGCGTTGGAAAGTTCCCTGCACATTGCACAAACCAAATGGCATTCGATTAAATTCACAGAGGCCAAATTGGGTACAAAACATCATTTTTGCATTGTCAAATAGCGTTGCTCCAGAGAGTGCATCCAGTGACTCTTCAATTCTTGGTAATGTTAAAGCATCACGTCGGTTTTAGCGTAAAGTTGACGATAGTCCACACAGAGGCTTGCACTAAACACACAAATGCCGGAGCGCGCACCAGCCAGTGCGCAAGGATGAAGGCACACACGGAACCTGGTATAATGATGGCCTACACTTTAGGCTAGACCGCCTGCACCAACACACAGCAGCAACACACCCTGTAACACCAGCAcagtctgttaaaaaaaaaacatgggatcTAAATATATTCCATGCGTAAAGCAGGGGACCGTCTCAATGTCTTTTTGACTATACGCACCTGGACACGAGTTTACTGTTTACCCGCCCCTTCTACAAAATAAACCAGATTATATTCACCCCACCACATCTCACGACTCACGTCAACACCACACCCTTTAAGGAAAGCATACTGCCGGCGTTACACTCAAAAACACTTCCACCATTCAGTTACTGGTGACCGCATGCACACATACACTTCCACACGTGGGACGCCAACACCTGGCTGCCTATACGCACTTATACTCGTGGTTCCACTCCCCTCTGTTTCCTGTCTAAGCCACCAACAAAGCGCAAGACATGCCCTTAAGACCTTCTACATTTAAGCCCTTACTGCTCATTCCTGGGTCCTAAAGTCCCACTGGCTACATGTAAGCGATTTGATAACTACCACTGGGCTTTAGTCACTAAGTTATTCTGTCTAATCAGACCACCCAGTCAGATttaagggttaggtttaggacTAATATCAGGTCTAGGGTCTTGTACACCTGGGGATTCCAGGCACTGGACATTTTTTTCAAAGGATCAGATGATCTAAAtctggaaaagttctttattttttgtaactgatttcaaaaaagcaaaccttcttatattctagattcattgcacacaaactgaaatatttcaagagttttttttagttttaattctatattataatagttataataaataaataaatacatacatacatatattcacacattatatatatatatatatatatatatatatatatatatatatatatatatatatatatatatatatatatatatatattctaaacagaaatgttcaagttcTCCAATTATGCACTTAGTACTTGGTTGGAAATGTTTACACAAATTACTGCATTAATGTGGTGTGGTATGGAGGTGTttagtctgtggcactgctgaggcattaCTGAATTgctttgatagtggccttcagttcCTCTGTAtattttgtcagatgttacttatcttcctcttcacagtacccaatagattctctgtgaggttcaggtcaggtgagttgacTGGCCAATCAATCGCAGTAATATATtatggtcatcaaaccacttggaagtggttttggcactgtgggcaggtgctaaagtgttttttgagatactgaactttttattttcctaagctgtaaatcataaccatcacttcatctacagcgatatcattgacttgattgcaaataaatgcacagacactatttaaactgaacagagatgacatacctgaattcaatgatgaactgccttaactgtcattttgcattattgagacactgttttccaaatgaatgttgttcagtgctttgacgcaatgtattttgtttaaagcactatataaataaaggtgattgattgattgatctgaatttaaaaaaaaataataataattgtgtgcactgcatctagaatataagaaagtttgcttttttaaattaaattacaaaaaataaataccttttttcatgatattcacatttttctgagatgcacctgtacacatTTTGAGTAATGCACTTTAGTTGTAATTGACTAATCACTCTGGAGATGCAGGAAGTGACATAATGACACTAACACTAactctaataatatttttaaaatcacttaaagcATGTGTATCCATAAATCTTATATCTAAAAGCTAATTCTAACATTTAATTGGTCTCCTCAGGTGATTCTAAAAAACAGACAGACCCGTTGGGAACGGCACTGGGAGTCACCATTCCTCTGATTTGCTTTCTTGTTTTGGTCATAATATTGTTGTTGATAAAGGATCACAAGAGGAATTCtgaactgaagaagaagaaagacagTCTTTGGGCTGAAAATAACCCCCTTACTCCTCTACCTGAAGGGACTTGTGTTGCAGAGGATCATTCCTAGTATTAGTGCAGTAATACGCAATTACATACACAAAATGTTGTTACTGAGGGATATCTATTTTCAAAGTTAACTTACCCCTACATTTAAggataatgtatttgcattgctatAAATCCATTTATTATGAGGCAAGATAAGAAGAATATTTAAACCAGTGTTTATGGTTTTGTTTCAGGGACTTGATTTTACATACATACTAAACAAGAGTGTTTGTTTATATGAGCATGACAGATGTAACAGCCTTGTCTTTACGGTTTGAGCATCTCTTGAGTTTCGTTTCGTACTCTTAACTATTCATTAATCTGTCCTGAAAACATATTTCATGTATCGTAGGTTGCATTTTACCTCGCTTAGTTTTGCTCTTTGTTTTTTGAGaatgatattttttaatgcaaCCTCTCCATGCTAATTTCTGctgagtgaaagaaaaaaaaaatgtgccagcagtttgtttgtttgcacagtCTTCGAAGTCAACATAAAAACATAAGAAACATGTTTTccaatttgtatatattttttttttacttggtttttGCAGTTGTAATTGCATATTATTATAGAGTTCACATTTTAATTGTGCTGTATACATAACATGGCTATAATAAAATTGAAGTTATAGTTCTGATGATGCCATATTTTCAATTGAATGCAGTTCAGTTTATGACATTTACTTTTTCACTCGTTTTACTTATTCATGGGCAGTTCAATAGCAACAGCAATCACCGCACATGCTGTGTAGACATTTCCATGGTAGACGGGAAGTCAAGATGCTCTGAGCAGATCTGTTTAGCAATCACTATGCAGTggttgtgggttttttttttttttttttttttttttttttgctcaagacTGTTGGGCTGATCTCACAATGAAGTCAAAGAGGAAAATGCTTTCTTTGCAAAAGCACAGCGCATGACTGAAACCACTAAAAGACATTTGGTTTTTAAAGCcagtttactgtcacttttttgcCATGGGAACCCTGGACAGAAGAAAGCCATGTCATGGTTTATGATAAATGTGTgtagtttttaaatgtgttttgtaatcGATTTTGGAATCTGTTTAACCCTCTTCAGTCAATGTATGGTACTGCACCTAAATAAAAGCTTGTCTGAGATGTCAGCCCCACATTCGGACACACCTTATTTAGAATTGTAGTTTTAGATTTTTAATcgtaaaatgttttttagaaaatatatttcatatgaaatgtaaaaaaaaaaaaattgtatttggtcaaatagtatttttctttttcactttttataaCCTTTTACACTTTTAgagtctgcttaaaaaaaaagagagagaccaaACATAAGTCTGATTTTCAAAGCATTCAAGATTTGCTACAGTTGGATTTGAAAATGTTCTATGCTCAAAAATTTACAATAGACAATAAATGGATTATAactacgttatatatatatatatatatataataaaataaaaatatatatttttatactgttatTGTCTTTCACACACTACGACCCAAAAAATGTTCCAGTATCTATACGCTTTTTTATGGTGTAAAAGAAAACAACTTTTCATGTATTTCACACAGCACTGTATCTGCAAATTTAGTTATAGCCACAAACATGTTTTCTGCATAACCACATTTTCTACTTCTGCTTATATCTTTTTGTTGAAATACTTAtatagtttgtttaaaaaatagaGTCCCTTATGGAGAGAGACTATATAAGAACCTTatgttcacacacaaaaaaagttatatttaagaCGTTTACTTCACTTTGTTTCTCAAAAGAATATTGCATCATACTGAAGGTATGGATACACATCACTCTCTAGTGGTGAAAAGTGTCCTCACAGCATCCAGTGATTTCATACCATGTTATAcagcagtggctcccaatcctggtcctggagaaccccaacactgcacatttgagatgtctccctattcaaacacacctgattcaactcatcagctcagcagtgaagactccaagacctcaaatgtCTGGGTCAGATAAGAAAGACACCAAAAGTGTGCAGTGTTGGAGGTTctccaggattgggaaccactgctatACAGTCTGCATCACATGTGCACTGGAATCTGCTACTGCAGGTTATGACTACACAAAGGTTGTTTGCTAACTGTGATTTATGAGCTAAATAATTAAAGTGATTCATTTAGTAATGTGTGTCCTTATAGTGTAACCAACATCATGATATTCCATTCTCTTTTATTAAAGAGGCCATTTTTGCTTAAGGGCCCCAAAGAATGAATGTCCATCACCTTACCATTCACCTAGCGCCATCTAGTGTTGTAACCGAGCAATAACATTATAAGGGCACACAAGAGACACACTATTCGTTGCTCATAGTTCAGTTAAAGAATCGGAAGGAGGCACTTGGACAAATGTTAACTCATTGTATTTAACATAAAGCTGTTTGAACATAGCAAAGTTTGAGTGAGGGCAGATAATCACCATCACCACCTActtgtaaaacaacattttttttgtttgtttgtttttgttgttttccagAACAAACTTgtggaaaataacaaaataaatgccaCGCATTATATGCTCATGCCCTAAGATTAGAcaacatgtttaaaatgatgccacTGAAAATGAAACAGgtcacagttcaaaagtttgagtgAGTTTTTTTGTATTCAACTGGCTAAAAAAGTGTTTACATAAAACTGTGTGTAGAGTTGAAAATTCATTGTTTCTTCTATGTTTTCTCTGTCAAAAGAACCAGAAAACTGGTTGTGATTCTGTCACAGATAACACATTCTGCTTGGATATGATGACACCCAGGCGGATGCAGTCACAGATGCTGCCTTGTGTGGCTCTCTAACAGCAATAATAAACATCAAGTTccactgaaaaacagaaacaaccACAGAAatccatttaaacaatatttcacttttttattttaaataaatgttaaacatctATTCTGTGCGAACAGTATAATCAAACATTTTTACTGCAGAACACATTGTGGATTATGATAACCCTGCATGGATTGTCCAAGCATCTATGTATTGTCGATTTATATGCAAGCATTTATATATTCTCTATATTTGTCAGTTGCATGTAGCTGATTGCACACCTATATTATTACTCTATtacttaaacataaatgtaacaaattgtGCATTATGAAATGATTTGTGCATAAGGCTTGGCCCGTTCTGAATGTTTTTCCACATTTTCTGTGCTGATATCTGCTGAATGGCTATTACATTCTTAGAAGCAAAAGCCTTTCATTACCGTGAAGCTTTCTGAGGGTTCACATTTTGTGTTTGTCTCAATTCTCTTACAGTTTCAGATATAATACGTGTAGTagtaagttttagtatttttgatgGGGTTTAACAACTAAAGAATTTGTTCCAAGTAAGGTAACTGTATGTAGTATAATGATGCATCCCCTGTATCTTCAAAGCTGATAAGATATAGAATTACACCACTTTttgataagataaaaaaaaaatcattaaattaagttaaatgtaaaaaaaatgtgcaaaggcATGTTTTTGTACAACTGTGCATGGTCTATAAGACTGTATTGCATGCATGCAGagaattatctttattattttacaaaactaaGAGCAGATGAAAGCGTATTTTATGTCATACATCACAAATACAGAAAGACATTGCGTGAATGTTATACCTTTCAATTCTTAAGAGCTTTCGGTTGTACTCTTAATTTTGGCTCTTGTTTTGGAGCGTGTGTTGACTTCTGATGTCGAAGGCGTTGGGGACACAGCAGTATGCAGCTCAAATGGGGGATCGTCTTCCTCTTTTACTTCCCTGTCCTCACATCCGTCCATCTCTGTCTGATGTTTTCTGCAGTGTTTCTCAAAAGTGGACATCTTCACAAAGATTGTGTTGCTCACCTTGCAATGGAAAAGCTGCTCTCCGTTTTGCAAGTGCAGTTTGAGCTGCAGATAGGAGGAATGAGCGAAGGCCCCCGAGCACACGCTACAACACAGCATCCCGCTGCCCTGGTGGCTTTTCTCATGTTGTTTTAGCATGGACACAGACCTGAAGCCCTTGTTGCACGTGGCACAGGTGTATCTTCCCTCTCCCAGCTCCAGAGCCTGATGGTTAAGCAGGTGGGCTGACGTACGGAAGGCCTTGCCACATTTCTCACACTTAAAAGGGCGCTCACCTGTATGCAAGCGCAAGTGTGTAATAAGTCCGTCCTTTTGCGTAAAAGCCCTTTCATACTGTGTGCATTTGAAGGGTTTTTCACCAGTGTGGAGCCTACGGTGGGTTTTCAGGTGTGAGGCACGGCCGAAGCACTTATTGCAATCTGGGCATTTGAAGGGTTTCTCACCAGTGTGGATGGTCTTGTGGCGCATAAGCTGGGACGATTGCATGAACATTTTGGAACATGCACTGCATTTGTACTTCCTCTCTCCGCTGTGCGAGCGCAGGTGCAAGGCAAGGTGAGCCAACGAGATGAAGGTCTTGGAGCAAAGCCGACAGGTATGAGGCTTCTCTGCAGCATGGGTGCGTTTATGTAGAACCAGGCGAGAGGTGTGCAGCTGCTGGTGTCTGGTGTGCATGGATATCTGGGCAAAAGATTTGTCGCAAAGGCCACAAGGATGGGATCGAGGCTTGGAAGAGTGAGACATGTCGGATTACTCAGAGCAGAACAAAAGCCATCACATCTaatgacaaaaaaacattaataaaacttaTAGTTTAGTCTGATTATATGCTgtcacacacaaaacaatttttttatgccaaataaatctattttagtaattcaatatACCACTTGctaattctttataattatttgtgaaattgattcaatttctaaaataaaattatttttacatccatttttatttttcagtgtacagTGAAACATTTATTACAGGTGCAATTAAAGGGCAGTATTGAATGGCAGTCATTGCCTACTCGGATGGGGGGGAATCCACATATTTAttctaaataaacataataataaaacataaattaaaaaataaaaatgcctctTGCAGTATAACtaattacatataattaaatatgaactGACAAGTCCTTTCAATCAGCTCTTGGTTAAAGTAAGGACTTATATAAAATTTTTGAAagcaatatttaaatatcaaatacattATCATATGGCCTAGCTAGAAGATATTTACCAGAGCCTAAACTTTATGCAGGGCTCCTACAAGGGTGAAATGTATTTTTCCTGGCATTTGATGTCTCAGCTCAAGGTTGGAGTTGCACTGTATTTAttagtgggacaatattcatacaatactacaacctagaaataatttgcaggtcacGGCAGCatgaattatgtgcccagctacatctgattcaaatattatgctaattaacagtgagcggtggtttcagaaaTTACAGTGCTTCAcgcgcactgactcttattcttgtctgaaagaatgaaaagaccgagctgaCGATTGAGCGATTcggccaatcagatgaaagcagcgtttcagctccgcccacaagagcgaatgaaatattgatgccataaaccgaaatgatcaaaacgtgtACAGGCCAAcggtcttgtccatgttctctcacttgaatcctctcgaatcttgagtctcttgaccttctgcaagGCCCGCCTTGTTCATGCAGTGATTGACATGGTGCGAGGGGGCGGACACGTGATctgctcggaatgcattttcaatgtacacattgaattttgctacattcattgcgggacactgaatgaaaatgcaatcgtaagtgtcttgactgtgagtgttaatacaattaagaaaaatagcatttgaatgataatCTTGAACATGTTATACATGTCACggacgagacaggaggcagacaggatggtcagtttgagagttttatttgcagaatgctccgaaccagacgggaatatcagaatgagagcgagtatggaccaatattGATTTACTGAACGATCTCTAATCACAGGAAGTGGAAGTgggatcaccgaaggaggactgaaggcagaagaagacgGACCAATCTTTGAGGGTTCCcagaagattcgcggattctcaggtgagtgttgagacagagtctgtaagccatgtaatgacgagatcagacggagactgaaggttgaggcgggtatataagggtgagcagtgatgaaggatagcaggtgacggtgatgaggatgaagagatgcaggtgatgacaattaatattcaggggatgacgagcgagtgggtggagggagtgatgatgatggtggaatcctgacagtaccccccctcccgAGGCGGCTCTTGACGCTTGAGAAGAGGGGTATTGGCGACGGCGAGGCCTACCACGACCTCTGGGTGCAGGACGATCAGGATGGTCTGCATGAAACTGGGTGAGGAGGGTTGGGTCCAGGATATCTTCGCGGGGTACCCATGAGCGTTCCTCGGGGCCATAATCCTCCCAGTCTACTAGGTATTCTAGCCGGGGGCCTCGTCGCCGCGAATCCATGATGTTGCGGACACGGTAGATAGGCTCCTCTTCTACTGGAACGGGAGGAGGAGGTAAGTCCCTAGGTCCTGGATCTGAGGGAGGAGAAGTGACAGGGTCAATGAAAGGCTTTAACAAGGAGACGTGGAATGAAGGTGAAAACTTGTAATGAGGTGGAAGGTTGAGCCTGTAAGTGACTTCATTCAGCTGCCTCTGCACGgtaaatggtccgatgtatcggggactcagcttacggcagggcaggcgaaggcggatgtcacgggttgaaagccacaccttCTGACCCGGTTGGTACTGGGGAGGGTCTGTCCGTCGACGATCGGCTTGGGTTTTGTGCCTTCGCACTGCCTGTTGGAGGTgaacgtgagctgagtcccataccctctcgctcTGATGGAACCAATAGTCAACGGCTGGAACCTCCGAGGGCTCCCCAGACCAAGGGAATAGAGGAGGTTGAAAACCCAGGATACATTGAAAAGGAGTGAGCCCGGTGGTGGATTGCCTGAGAGAATTCTGGGCGTATTCAGCCCAGGGGAGGTAGCGACTCCAGCTGTCCTGGTACTGGTGGCAATATGACCTGAGGTACCGTCCTATCTCCTGGATCTTCCGCTCAGTCTGGCCGTTCGTCTGAGGGTGGTATCCTGAGGAGAGACTAACAGTCACCCCAAGTAGTCGGAAGAAGGCTTGCCATACTCGAGATATGAACTGCGGACCCCTATCCGATACTATATCTTCGGGAATTCcaaaatttctgaaaacatgATGGAACAAAGCCTCCGCGGTCTCAAAGGCGGTAGGGAGTCCAGGTAAGGGGATCAGCTTGCAAGCCTTCGAGAACCGATCCACTGCAACTAGAATACAGGTGAAGTTGTTAGATTTAGGAAGGTCAGTCATGAAGTCTACACCAAGGTGAGACCATGGACGACGGGGAATAGGAAGAGGTACGAGTTTACCCTCCGGGAGTTTTCTGGGCGTGTTAGAGATGGCACAGACTGAGCACCCTTGGACAAACCGGGAGACATCTTTGGAGATAGATGGCCACCAGTACCGTTGACTGAGGAGCGAGAGGGTACGCCTGCTACCTGGATGTCCAGAGCCCGGAGCTGTATgagcagagtccagaagggcggtgcggaattgttgaggtacaaaggtgagcccctctggacctcccggcggagcgggATGGAGACGGTTTTCCTGGGATATTTGATCGTCTATGTCCCAGAGGATTGGACAGGCGAACACGGCTGGAGGGAGAATGGGTTCGGGGCGGTACTCCTCAGACGAGGAATGATGGAGGCGTGAGAGAGCGTCAGCTTTTCCATTCTTACAGCCGGGTCGGTAGGTAACAACGAAATCAAAACGGGTGAAGAAGAGAGCCCAGCGGGCCTGACGAGGATTGAGCCTCTTGGCTTCTTTGAGGTATTCCAGATTACGATGATCGGTGATTACTTGAAATTGgtgattggctccctccagccaatgcctccac
This genomic window contains:
- the LOC113108088 gene encoding gastrula zinc finger protein XlCGF8.2DB-like produces the protein MSHSSKPRSHPCGLCDKSFAQISMHTRHQQLHTSRLVLHKRTHAAEKPHTCRLCSKTFISLAHLALHLRSHSGERKYKCSACSKMFMQSSQLMRHKTIHTGEKPFKCPDCNKCFGRASHLKTHRRLHTGEKPFKCTQYERAFTQKDGLITHLRLHTGERPFKCEKCGKAFRTSAHLLNHQALELGEGRYTCATCNKGFRSVSMLKQHEKSHQGSGMLCCSVCSGAFAHSSYLQLKLHLQNGEQLFHCKVSNTIFVKMSTFEKHCRKHQTEMDGCEDREVKEEDDPPFELHTAVSPTPSTSEVNTRSKTRAKIKSTTESS